Proteins encoded within one genomic window of Aspergillus nidulans FGSC A4 chromosome VII:
- the spt5 gene encoding transcription elongation factor spt5 (transcript_id=CADANIAT00008341) — MSRNLMDQDFGSEEEDDDFNPAPAEESDNEEAHHDKTRKPDRDSDARNGSDDEGADEAGEEDEEENEEGGEGEGDEEEDEEEDEDDDDVSKPRKRRKGHGGLSAFIDYEAGVDEEEDEVVFSIQKRIEDRPPGSRNPIKIISAFERGGAMSGYIYVEARRQADVMDALQDMSNVYPRTKMILVPVKEMPDLLRVQKSEELNPGGWVRIKRGKYMNDLAQIEEVETNGLAVTVRLVPRLDYGMNEDSGAPIMDPKRKRPGANPAVARPPQRLFSEAEAKKKHSKYLTATAGLGAKSWNYLGETYIDGFLIKDMKVQHLITKNVNPRLEEVTMFARDSENGTSNLDLASLAETLKNSTAEESYLPGDPVEVFKGEQQGLVGRTSSTRGDIVTILVTEGELAGQTIEAPVKTLRKRFREGDHVKVIGGSRYQDELGMVVQVRDDTVTLLSDMSMQEITVFSKDLRLSAETGVDGKLGMFDVHDLVQLDAATVACIVKVDRESLRVLDQNGSIRTILPSQVTNKITPRRDAVATDRNGAEIRHGDTVREVYGEQRSGVILHIHRSFLFIHNKAQAENAGIVVVRTTNVVTVSAKGGRPTGPDLSKMNPALMRNGAPGGMMAPPPSKTFGRDRLLGKTVLVKKGPFKGLLGIVKDTTDVQARVELHSKNKLVTIPKELLVVKDPVTGQTIDIGRGRGGPRVPQNSAAPSSGWQGGRTPMAAADSSRTPAWGAAMSSRTPAWSGAGLGSRTPAWKADGSRTAYGGAGSRTPAWNAGARTPYGGGFGSGSGNSDFDAFAAGSRTPAWGAASGSRTPAWSASANTTSRNDNKAYDAPTPGATYSAPTPGAYGGAPTPGLSAPTPGAWADSAPTPGAYNAPTPADFGEGSRPYDAPTPAMGGAAATPGAGAYGDTDDGAPRYEEGTPSP; from the exons ATGTCTCGGAATTTGATGGACCAGGACTTCGGgtccgaggaggaagatgatgacttCAACCCCGCACCCGCTGAAGAGTCGGATAATGAGGAGGCTCATCATGACAAG ACCAGAAAACCAGACCGTGATTCTGATGCGCGAAATGGAAGCGATGATGAAGGCGCTGATGAggctggcgaggaagacgaggaggaaaacgaggaaggcggagaaggagaaggggatgaagaggaagatgaggaggaagatgaagacgacgacgatgttTCG AAACCacgaaagcgaagaaaggGACATGGGGGGCTTAGTGCCTTCATTGAttatgaagctggtgttgatgaggaggaggatgag GTtgtcttctccatccagaaACGCATCGAGGACAGACCGCCCGGTTCTCGAAATcccatcaagatcatctcGGCCTTCGAGCGTGGGGGCGCGATGAGTGGCTACATCTATGTCGAAGCGCGGAGACAGGCCGATGTCATGGATGCTTTACAAGACATGTCAAACGTTTAtccaaggacgaagatgattcTGGTTCCGGTTAAGGAAATGCCGGACCTACTGCGAGTGCAGAAGTCCGAGGAGCTCAACCCTGGCGGTTGGGTCCGGATCAAGCGCGGCAAGTACATGAATGATCTTGCTcagattgaggaggttgagacgAACGGCCTGGCTGTCACTGTTCGTTTGGTCCCTCGTCTGGACTACGGTATGAATGAGGATTCTGGTGCTCCTATCATGGACCCTAAGAGGAAACGGCCGGGAGCGAATCCCGCTGTTGCACGTCCTCCACAGCGGCTGTTCagcgaggccgaggccaagaagaagcacagCAAGTATCTCACTGCGACGGCCGGCTTGGGTGCCAAGTCATGGAACTACCTTGGCGAGACTTATATTGACGGTTTCCTGATCAAGGACATGAAAGTCCAGCATTTGATCACGAAGAACGTCAACCCTCGACTGGAGGAGGTCACCATGTTTGCTCGTGACTCCGAGAATGGTACTTCAAATCTTGATCTTGCTTCCCTTGCGGAAACACTCAAGAATTCCACTGCGGAAGAATCATATCTCCCTGGGGACCCAGTGGAGGTGTTCAAGGGCGAACAGCAGGGTCTTGTCGGTCGCACTAGTTCCACCCGTGGAGATATTGTGACTATATTGGTTACAGAAGGTGAGCTGGCTGGCCAAACGATTGAAGCTCCTGTGAAGACTCTTCGCAAGCGCTTCAGGGAGGGAGACCACGTCAAAGTTATCGGCGGTAGTAGGTACCAAGACGAGTTGGGTATGGTTGTCCAAGTGAGAGACGACACAGTCACTCTTCTTAGCGACATGAGCATGCAAGAGATTACTGTATTCAGTAAAGACCTTCGCCTGTCCGCCGAGACGGGCGTTGATGGGAAACTCGGCATGTTCGATGTTCATGATCTCGTCCAATTAGA TGCCGCTACTGTTGCTTGCATTGTCAAAGTCGATCGTGAATCATTACGAGTCTTGGACCAGAACGGTTCTATTCGCACTATTCTCCCCTCCCAAGTCACGAACAAAATCACACCACGACGAGACGCGGTGGCTACCGACAGAAATGGTGCTGAAATTCGGCATGGAGATACTGTTAGAGAAGTATACGGCGAGCAACGCAGTGGTGTAATCCTGCACATCCACCGCTCCTTCCTGTTCATCCACAACAAAGCCCAGGCTGAAAACGCAGGTATTGTCGTTGTGCGTACTACCAATGTTGTGACAGTATCCGCAAAAGGAGGCAGACCTACAGGACCAGATCTCTCCAAGATGAACCCAGCTCTGATGAGGAATGGTGCTCCGGGTGGTATGATGGCACCTCCTCCCTCGAAGACTTTCGGACGGGATCGACTTCTCGGCAAGACAGTCTTGGTTAAAAAGGGGCCTTTCAAGGGACTTCTTGGTATCGTCAAGGATACGACCGATGTTCAGGCTCGAGTGGAACTTCATTCGAAGAACAAGCTTGTTACTATACCGAAAGAGCTCCTTGTTGTCAAAGATCCTGTTACCGGCCAGACTATCGATATTGGTCGTGGTAGGGGTGGTCCCCGGGTCCCTCAAAACTCAGCCGCTCCGTCATCTGGCTGGCAGGGCGGTCGTACCCCAATGGCCGCTGCCGATTCTTCGAGGACACCCGCCTGGGGTGCGGCAATGTCGTCAAGAA cgcctgcttGGAGCGGTGCTGGTCTTGGTTCTCGCACACCAGCCTGGAAAGCCGACGGCAGCCGGACAGCCTATGGCGGCGCAGGATCACGCACACCCGCCTGGAACGCAGGTGCTCGAACCCCCTACGGCGGAGGCTTCGGTTCCGGCTCCGGCAACAGCGACTTCGACGCTTTCGCCGCCGGGTCCCGAACGCCCGCCTGGGGCGCAGCATCCGGCAGCCGCACCCCAGCCTGGTCAGCTAGTGCTAATACCACCAGCAGGAACGACAACAAGGCCTACGACGCCCCGACACCTGGGGCAACATACTCGGCACCCACGCCTGGCGCATATGGCGGCGCTCCTACACCTGGTCTTTCAGCACCCACGCCTGGAGCCTGGGCTGATAGCGCGCCAACACCTGGGGCGTACAATGCGCCTACGCCCGCCGACTTTGGCGAAGGAAGTCGTCCGTATGATGCGCCAACACCAGCAATGGGCGGCGCGGCTGCTACACCGGGTGCTGGGGCATATGGTGATACGGATGATGGTGCTCCCAGGTATGAGGAAGGAACGCCCAGTCCTTGA
- a CDS encoding putative acyl-CoA dehydrogenase (transcript_id=CADANIAT00008342) has product MAKTFSKEDVAKNNKPDSLWIIVDEDVYDLTKFQDEHPAPRIGGKKILTRVAGKDASKQFWKYHNEGILKKYKSQLQIGSLDSKKAPEAPAAAATEAPKKPQAAQPVDVSSAQSAGPQDPYGDLIPFADPSWYQGYHSPYFNQTHAALRAEVREWVEKEIEPYVTEWDEAKEVPAKIYKQMGERGYLAGLLGVKYPTQYTPHRVQSVAPENWDLFHEMLLTDELSRAGSGGLVWNLIGGYGIGCPPLVKYGKKALVDRILPGILAGDKRICLAITEPDAGSDVANLTCEAKLSEDGKHYIVNGEKKWITNGVWSDYFTTAVRTGGPGMNGISVLLIEREAGGVSTRRMDCQGVWSSGTTYVTFEDVKVPVENLIGKENQGFKGKSSQPYFVVASVLTEYLVIMTNFNHERIGIIIQCLRFSRVCYEESMKYAHKRRTFGQKLVNHPVIRMKLAHMARQIEASYNWLENIIFQCQSMEETEAMLKLGGAIAGLKAQSTTTFEYCAREASQIFGGLSYSRGGQGGKIERLYRDVRAYAIPGGSEEIMLDLSMRQSLRVHQMFGMKL; this is encoded by the exons ATGGCCAAAACATTTAGTAAGGAGGACGTGGCTAAAAACAACAAGCCTGATAGCCTTTGGATTATCGTTGACGAAGACGTATACGACCTGACCAAATTCCAGGACGAACATCCAG CTCCGCGAATaggtggaaagaaga TTCTCACAAGAGTGGCTGGTAAAGACGCCTCGAAACAGTTCTGGAAATACCACAATGAGGGGATCCTGAAAAAGTACAAGTCGCAATTGCAGATTGGGTCATTAGACTCTAAGAAAGCCCCTGAAGCCccggctgcggctgcgacgGAAGCACCCAAAAAGCCCCAGGCCGCACAGCCTGTTGATGTCTCCTCTGCGCAGTCGGCAGGTCCTCAGGATCCTTATGGTGATTTGATTCCATTTGCCGATCCCTCATGGTACCAAGGA TACCACTCTCCTTACTTCAACCAGACCCATGCCGCGCTCCGTGCGGAGGTGCGGGAATgggttgagaaggagatcgaaCCATATGTGACGGAGTGGGATGAGGCCAAGGAGGTTCCTGCCAAGATCTACAAGCAAATGGGCGAGCGCGGGTATCTCGCAGGTCTACTCGGTGTCAAGTACCCCACGCAATACACCCCGCACCGGGTGCAGTCGGTTGCGCCTGAGAACTGGGATCTCTTCCACGAGATGCTTCTAACAGATGAGCTTTCCCGTGCTGGCAGTGGTGGTCTGGTTTGGAACCTGATCGGCGGCTATGGCATTGGATGTCCCCCGCTGGTGAAGTATGGTAAGAAGGCACTTGTGGACCGCATCCTGCCTGGTATTCTCGCAGGTGACAAGCGCATCTGTCTTGCTATTACTGAGCCCGATGCTGGTAGCGATGTTGCCAACCTTACCTGCGAAGCGAAGCTCTCTGAAGATGGCAAGCATTATATCGTcaatggcgagaagaagTGGATTACGAACGGTGTCTGGTCTGATTACTTCACGACTGCGGTTCGTACTGGCGGCCCTGGAATGAACGGAATTTCAGTACTTTTGATTGAGAGAGAAGCTGGTGGTGTCAGCACTCGGCGCATGGACTGCCAGGGTGTCTGGAGCAGCGGTACCACGTACGTCACGTTCGAGGACGTTAAGGTTCCCGTGGAGAACCTCATTGGCAAGGAGAACCAGGGATTTAAGGGTAAGTCAAGTCAGCCCTATTTCGTCGTCGCATCAGTATTGACGGAATATCTAGTTATCATGACCAACTTCAACCACGAGCGAATTGGTATCATTATCCAGTGTCTCCGCTTCTCCCGCGTCTGCTACGAGGAATCCATGAAATACGCCCACAAGCGCAGGACATTCGGCCAGAAGCTCGTCAACCACCCTGTCATCCGTATGAAGCTGGCCCACATGGCCCGCCAGATTGAAGCCAGCTACAACTGGCTCGAGAACATCATATTCCAGTGCCAGTCGATGGAAGAGACCGAGGCGATGCTCAAGCTTGGCGGTGCCATTGCCGGTCTCAAGGCCCAGTCGACGACGACTTTCGAGTACTGCGCGCGCGAAGCCAGTCAGATCTTTGGAGGCTTGAGTTATAGCCGTGGTGGACAAGGTGGTAAGATCGAGAGATTGTACCGTGATGTGCGTGCGTATGCTATCCCTGGTGGAAGTGAGGAAATCATGTTGGATCTGAGCATGCGGCAGAGTCTACGTGTGCATCAGATGTTTGGTATGAAACTGTAG
- a CDS encoding proteasome regulatory particle base subunit RPN2 (transcript_id=CADANIAT00008343) codes for MVGLASAAGLVGFLSEPDSELKVFALQTLDSQIDLLWTEVVDAIPQIRRLCGNGYQTNIQFLREALYEDEDFPERELAALVAAKVYYHLQEYHESMVFALGAGKLFNLDNGGEFEETIIAKCVDTFISLSTSERPSAGDQPTNLNTAFPTSVEGASSTSASLTSPITPFSQSALPSKSLLSRQEVTGVDGAHPGAEETGSNVEVPLVLKRGVQGQLKAVIERLFEQCFLQKRYRQVIGIAIEAKDLEVLRTAIMRASEDAKQQNGESRQSEELMEYVLDICMGVVQERGFRNEILKLILELLNEIPSPDYFAIAKCVVYLNEHSMASVILRQLVEKGDARSLAVAYQISFDLYDNSTQEFLQKVHQEISELVPEKTEDSETKEEEPKESDALLDNQSSSIGANADSKVSAEARTAFKNILDILDGIKTIQLNMEFLHRNSRVDIAILNKLRDTLEPRNSIFHSAITISNGFMYAGTAQDKFFRDNLEWLGKAVNWSKFTATAALGVIHRGNLSQGQRLLQPYLPKENSIDGVGNSGSLYSQGGSLYALGLIYANHGGMAVDYIRDQFKKATEEVIQHGGALGLGVAGMATGDEGIYDDLRNVLYTDSALNGEAVGLAMGLVMLGTGNMKVLEDMIQYAHDTQHEKIVRGLAMGMALIMYGRQEAADELINGLLGDPDPTLRYGGIMTIALAYCGTSSNKAVRKLLHVAVSDVNDDVRRVAVLSLGFILFRKHQSVPRMVELLSESYNPHVRYGAAMALGISCAGTGLDEAIDLLEPMLKDSTDFVRQGALIALAMVLVQQNEAMNPRVSSLRKTMMKMVSDRHEDAMAKFGCAIALGIIDAGGRNCTISLQTQTGNLNMPGIVGAAVFLQYWYWFPLTHFLSLSFAPTSVIGVDQKLEVPFFKFHSNTRPSLFDYPPEQQVKAEEAPEKVKTAVLSTTALAKRRALRREKQHRRESMDVDQTPTTPKVADQMPEKMETDEDKGDEELKEGDKEAVEGQKKKAEREKVGYELENMSRVLPAQLKYLTFPDPRYEPVKRPTGGVVVVLDKTPEEPRDVIELKASKETKQPALATESAVPADLQARLAEFTDPSRLLATPRRPENPLSGSGAAAAAGVLTAVDEDEDGEEAPVPEEFGYTSEGEAEE; via the exons ATGGTCGGGCTcgcttcggctgctggcCTTGTTGGCTTTCTCTCGGAGCCTGACTCAGAACTGAAGGTGTTTGCTCTGCAGACACTAGACTCTCAGATCGACCTTCTCTGGACGGAAGTAGTTGATGCTATCCCGCAAAT CCGGCGATTATGCGGCAACGGATATCAGACTAACATTCAATTTCTCAGAGAGGCGCTTtacgaagatgaagatttCCCCGAACGCGAACTTGCCGCTCTGGTCGCCGCCAAGGTCTACTACCACCTCCAGGAATACCATGAGAGCATGGTTTTTGCATTGGGCGCTGGGAAACTGTTCAACCTTGACAACGGCGGCGAATTTGAGGAGACTATTATTG CCAAGTGTGTCGATACTTTTATTTCGCTGTCCACCTCCGAACGGCCTTCAGCGGGCGATCAGCCTACCAACTTGAACACTGCCTTCCCAACTTCCGTCGAGGGTGCCAGTAGCACTTCCGCCAGCCTTACGTCCCCGATCACCCCGTTCTCACAGTCTGCTTTGCCGTCAAAATCACTATTATCTAGGCAGGAAGTTACAGGGGTGGACGGCGCCCATCCCGGCGCCGAGGAGACCGGTTCGAATGTCGAGGTTCCACTCGTCCTCAAACGAGGCGTCCAAGGCCAGTTGAAAGCTGTCATTGAGCGCCTGTTCGAGCAGTGCTTCCTTCAGAAACGATATCGCCAAGTGATTGGTATTGCTATTGAAGCCAAGGACCTGGAAGTTCTTCGAACAGCCATAATGCGCGCTAGCGAGGATGCAAAACAGCAGAATGGTGAATCCCGCCAGAGCGAGGAGTTGATGGAATATGTGCTGGACATTTGTATGGGTGTTGTCCAAGAGCGAGGATTCCGCAATGAG ATCCTGAAACTCATTCTTGAACTGCTCAACGAGATTCCTTCGCCCGATTACTTCGCGATTGCCAAATGCGTCGTATACCTCAACGAACACTCCATGGCCTCCGTCATCCTTCGCCAATTGGTTGAAAAGGGCGACGCTCGGTCACTTGCGGTGGCCTATCAGATTTCTTTTGATCTTTACGACAACAGTACTCAGGAATTTTTACAAAAAGTCCATCAAGAGATTTCTGAACTCGTGCCGGAGAAGACCGAAGACTCAGAGaccaaagaagaggaaccaAAAGAGTCGGACGCGTTATTGGACAACCAATCTTCATCTATTGGTGCTAACGCTGATTCCAAGGTGTCAGCAGAGGCGCGTACTGCGTTTAAGAATATTCTCGATATCCTCGATGGGATCAAAACCATTCAGCTGAACATGGAGTTCCTGCATCGGAATAGCAGGGTTGATATAGCTATTCTCAACAAACTTCGAGACACCTTGGAACCTCGCAACTCGATTTTCCACTCGGCGATAACGATCTCAAATGGATTTATGTACGCTGGAACAGCGCAGGACAAATTCTTCCGTGATAACCTGGAATGGCTTGGAAAGGCGGTTAACTGGTCCAAGTTTACTGCGACCGCTGCTCTAGGCGTCATTCACCGTGGCAATTTGAGCCAGGGTCAGAGGCTTTTGCAGCCTTACCTTCCAAAGGAGAACAGTATCGATGGCGTCGGTAACTCTGGATCTCTGTATAGTCAGGGCGGCTCCTTATATGCGCTTGGTTTGATCTATGCCAACCATGGCGGAATGGCTGTCGACTATATTCGTGACCAGTTCAAGAAAGCTACCGAAGAAGTGATTCAACACGGTGGTGCCTTGGGTCTTGGCGTTGCGGGTATGGCAACAGGAGATGAGGGTATATACGACGATCTGCGAAACGTTCTGTACACCGATTCTGCCCTCAATGGTGAAGCCGTTGGTCTTGCCATGGGCCTGGTCATGTTGGGAACCGGTAACATGAAGGTGCTTGAGGACATGATCCAGTACGCTCATGATACTCAACACGAGAAGATTGTCCGGGGTCTAGCTATGGGAATGGCACTGATCATGTACGGTCGGCAGGAGGCTGCTGACGAGCTGATCAACGGCCTTcttggtgaccctgacccAACCCTTCGTTACGGTGGTATCATGACAATCGCTCTCGCGTACTGCGGCACTAGCAGCAACAAGGCTGTTCGCAAGTTGCTCCACGTCGCTGTCAGTGATGTGAATGATGATGTTCGACGTGTCGCCGTTCTGAGCTTGggcttcatcctcttcagaaAACACCAAAGCGTACCCCGCATGGTTGAACTGCTGTCGGAGTCTTATAACCCCCATGTTAGGTACGGTGCGGCGATGGCTCTCGGTATCTCATGTGCCGGCACTGGTCTCGATGAAGCGATTGATCTCCTCGAGCCGATGCTGAAGGATTCAACCGACTTCGTTCGACAGGGAGCCCTGATTGCTCTGGCCATGGTGTTGGTGCAGCAAAATGAGGCCATGAATCCCAGGGTCAGCTCATTACGCAAGACTATGATGAAGATGGTCAGTGACAGACATGAGGACGCGATGGCGAAGTTTGGCTGTGCAATCGCTCTTGGTATAATTGATGCCGGTGGTCGCAATTGCACGATCAGCCTGCAAACACAAACAGGAAATCTCAACATGCCAGGAATAGTCGGTGCTGCTGTTTTCCTCCAATACTGGTACTGGTTCCCTCTCACTCATTTCCTGTCACTAAGTTTCGCCCCAACCTCTGTAATCGGTGTCGATCAAAAGCTCGAGGTGCCCTTCTTCAAGTTCCACAGCAACACAAGACCTAGCCTCTTCGATTACCCCCCAGAGCAACAGGTCAAGGCTGAGGAAGCGCCGGAGAAGGTCAAGACCGCTGTTCTTTCTACAACTGCGTTGGCCAAAAGACGCGCACTGCGCCGTGAGAAGCAGCACAGGCGCGAGAGTATGGATGTCGACCAAACCCCAACGACTCCAAAGGTAGCGGATCAGATGcctgagaagatggagacggacgaggacaagggcGACGAAGAGCTGAAGGAAGGGGACAAGGAGGCAGTCGAGggacaaaagaagaaggctgagcgTGAAAAGGTTGGATACGAGCTTGAGAACATGTCTAGAGTGCTGCCTGCGCAACTAAAGTATCTCACATTCCCCGATCCGCGGTATGAGCCTGTGAAGAGG CCTACCGGTGGTGTTGTCGTTGTCCTGGACAAGACACCTGAGGAACCTCGCGACGTCATTGAGCTAAAGGCTAGTAAGGAAACCAAGCAACCTGCACTTGCAACGGAATCTGCCGTTCCAGCGGACCTACAAGCCCGCCTGGCAGAATTTACGGACCCTAGCAGACTCTTGGCAACTCCGCGTCGTCCGGAAAACCCCCTCAGCGGGTCaggggctgctgctgctgctggggtaTTGACCGCTgtcgatgaagatgaagatggagaggaagcgccTGTTCCCGAAGAGTTCGGCTACACGAGCGAGGGCGAGGCAGAAGAGTAG
- a CDS encoding uncharacterized protein (transcript_id=CADANIAT00008344), which translates to MSAIFPQNMAHSLVPVPLRTTAHQDPLLHVERQAKHIQRNLQLLIDAQSEGLLAGLSDQQPDESALKSHATSSRSQLSSLSGASTASVLQPRKKKIGLHTARENILKSMQDLMQLREEEREILASRQEEINYGLTDIETFNTKKSKLEQAIAAINENMETQRTRELRAESTRLEQEIHELENKLAQMKTRHRHVVEELAQVENSVEAKLSSYKASLSLLESDVRRFLASPPVTPSARGTAGENFYSLKPNRRTLEMAQEHWRLEQSVLQHRQEEVNAEIEALEDGCDVWKRVVEVISGFEKRLRANMRRSIQDQGEPLQDKNVANNKGNLVQAIMEDLEQTTDLVEQNLGHAQSKDWKLLVCCISAEFEALHEARVMLLSIFDNTDDVNPPTAYGDPGKPRKSSDGDSHGDPLGVDNPEPPADLLQDMNSHSPGDANSETEDDEPDPAWLLPES; encoded by the coding sequence ATGTCGGCTATTTTCCCGCAAAACATGGCTCACAGCCTAGTGCCTGTACCTCTTAGAACAACTGCACATCAAGACCCTCTGCTACATGTGGAGCGGCAAGCGAAGCATATACAACGTAATCTGCAGCTTCTCATAGACGCCCAGAGCGAGGGTTTGCTTGCTGGGCTTAGCGATCAACAACCTGATGAAAGCGCGCTTAAGAGCCATGCGACATCCTCACGGTCACAGCTGTCCAGTCTTAGCGGGGCTTCCACAGCGTCAGTTCTACAGccgcgcaagaagaaaatcgGACTACACACAGCAAGAGAGAATATTCTCAAGTCCATGCAGGACCTCATGCAACTCcgggaggaagaacgcgAAATACTTGCTTCCAGGCAGGAGGAAATAAACTATGGATTGACTGATATTGAAACGTTCAATACCAAGAAATCGAAGTTAGAGCAAGCCATTGCAGCAATCAATGAGAACATGGAAACCCAGCGTACTAGGGAGTTGCGAGCCGAGAGTACCAGGCTCGAACAGGAAATACATGAGCTAGAGAACAAGCTGGCGCAGATGAAAACAAGGCATCGACATGTTGTTGAGGAATTAGCGCAAGTTGAGAACTCTGTGGAAGCTAAATTATCGTCATATAAAGCTTCACTATCCCTTCTCGAGTCGGATGTCCGGAGATTCCTCGCAAGTCCCCCGGTCACTCCATCGGCCAGAGGCACTGCTGGAGAGAACTTTTACTCACTAAAACCAAATCGACGAACTCTGGAGATGGCACAGGAACATTGGAGACTGGAACAATCTGTATTGCAACATCGGCAAGAGGAGGTTAATGCCGAGATCGAGGCACTTGAGGATGGTTGCGATGTATGGAAACGGGTGGTTGAAGTCATCAGCGGGTTTGAGAAGCGCCTGCGAGCCAACATGCGCCGTTCGATACAAGATCAAGGGGAGCCACTGCAAGACAAGAATGTTGCGAACAACAAAGGTAACTTGGTCCAGGCCATTATGGAAGACCTGGAACAGACGACAGATCTCGTAGAGCAAAACCTGGGTCATGCGCAAAGCAAAGATTGGAAGCTCCTTGTTTGCTGCATTTCGGCAGAATTTGAAGCACTTCACGAGGCTCGAGTGATGCTCTTGAGCATATTCGACAATACAGACGATGTTAATCCGCCTACCGCCTACGGAGACCCTGGAAAGCCGCGCAAGAGCTCAGACGGCGATTCACATGGCGATCCTCTTGGAGTGGATAATCCCGAGCCTCCAGCTGACCTGTTGCAAGATATGAACAGCCATTCTCCCGGCGATGCCAACTCGGAGActgaagatgacgaaccTGATCCTGCTTGGTTGCTGCCGGAGAGTTGA
- a CDS encoding putative GABA permease (transcript_id=CADANIAT00008345) yields MGATEENQNVFASAAGEEMALEHLGYKQDMIGFSFSIVTCWTALSGVFIIGVKAGGPPVMVFGWIGVCVVTLTVALSMAEMCSRWPVAGGQLWFMLTGILAMGAVNNSVASNFILGQANLVFPSFTIERWQTVLVTYAVAFSALLVNIFAPHLLNRLSRMILIWNICSFIVITITLLATNRHKLSASFVFQDFQNFTGFGQAMATIIGILQSLFVQMAFNSIYFGTPPPDSVSSSPLTVLNAEYPRTNSHSFKDISYALPLLARLLGYVTSHKISSTHFKGPFSLSLPLSLSLNALGLLFLLFAFVTFNFPSEAPVDDENMNYTSAAIGVIALVGVVTWVTTASKMFTGPVEVNGVSEITISELKGGTEGRHSGHGFALNSDKAKAEPGVR; encoded by the exons ATGGGAGCTACAGAAGAGAATCAAAATGTGTTTGCCTCAGCGGCCGGCGAGGAAATGGCCTTGGAACATCTGGGCTACAAACAGG ACATGATTGGGTTCAGCTTCAGTATCGTCACTTG CTGGACAGCCCTTAGCGGagtcttcatcatcgggGTCAAAGCCGGCGGACCCCCTGTCATGGTATTTGGCTGGATTGGCGTCTGCGTCGTCACCTTGACCGTCGCCTTGTCCATGGCCGAGATGTGCTCGCGGTGGCCCGTCGCTGGAGGCCA GCTATGGTTTATGCTTACCGGCATCTTGGCTATGGGCGCCGTCAACAACTCCGTCGCATCCAACTTCATCCTTGGGCAAGCGAACCTGGTCTTCCCCAGCTTCACCATTGAGCGCTGGCAAACCGTCCTCGTCACGTACGCCGTGGCTTTCAGCGCtctcctcgtcaatatcTTCGCACCCCATCTCCTCAATCGGCTATCGCGCATGATCCTGATCTGGAACATCTGctccttcatcgtcatcactaTTACCCTCCTAGCTACTAACAGGCATAAGCTGTCGGCCTCTTTTGTTTTTCAGGACTTTCAGAATTTCACCGGCTTCGGCCAGGCAATGGCCACCATTATCGGTATCCTGCAAAGCCTTTTTG TGCAGATGGCCTTCAACTCCATCTACTTCGGCACG CCACCACCGGATTCTGTAAGCTCATCCCCATTGACGGTACTAAACGCAGAATACCCCCGTACTAATTCGCATTCTTTCAAAGACATATCCTACGCCCTTCCCCTCTTGGCCCGCCTGCTCGGCTACGTAACCTCGCACAAAATCTCCTCAACGCACTTCAAAGGCCCCTTCTCGCTGTCTCTCCCGCTGTCATTATCCCTAAACGCACTAggtctcctcttcctcctctttgcGTTTGTCACCTTTAATTTCCCATCTGAGGCGCCGGTGGATGACGAAAATATGAACTACACTAGTGCAGCGATTGGCGTTATTGCGCTGGTTGGTGTGGTAACGTGGGTCACGACAGCGAGTAAGATGTTTACGGGGCCGGTTGAAGTGAATGGGGTGAGTGAAATTACGATTTCTGAGTTAAAGGGTGGAACTGAAGGCCGGCATTCTGGGCATGGCTTTGCCTTGAACAGCGATAAAGCGAAGGCTGAACCAGGTGTGAGGTAG